A single genomic interval of Littorina saxatilis isolate snail1 linkage group LG17, US_GU_Lsax_2.0, whole genome shotgun sequence harbors:
- the LOC138951828 gene encoding uncharacterized protein, whose protein sequence is MAYRKTNVKPNDLIHTPGGLNPGSQIVIRGRVLEHETQFVINLKCGEEDDADIALHFNPRNNDGDSVVRNSFQGGAWQGEERDIPRFPFDNGRKFTIRIMTTPDHYRILVNNYDFARFDHRIPSSEVRFVQLGDGAEYYETLVQNNCRVPFSGQFPGGLKIGQSVRVRGMVKDDAERFVINFQCDSDGDTIGMHFNPRQDEEDVVLNAKLGGDWGDEQRGFENDFAFKRGEFFDAFFVATEGRFNVYVNEKYFTCFDYRCDHCEICHLTVNGDVELMDVELLDPLPDDFIKEIPQGLEKNDMIVTKGFFYPEGNKFAVNLIKGCSCDDDIALHFNPRRDEGEIVFNSKEGGDWEDEERHPLPSAMQEMVPFELEILTKKDKFKVFANDRKVCKFRARDDIEDIKAINVAGEAYIYEVKLLRRLDEPFTDSVPGTLEPGNWIVIQGAPDDDADGFAINLQCGEDAESDDIAMHFNVRFSEGQVVLNSREGGEWGGEERDAPYFPFEPEDRFELALCVMQHGIRVFVNHRRYTDFNFRINPDRICHLFLSGGCDYFEPEFY, encoded by the exons ATGGCGTACAGAAAGACAAACGTT AAACCCAACGACCTGATCCACACGCCAGGGGGACTGAACCCGGGCTCGCAGATCGTGATCAGGGGGAGAGTACTGGAGCACGAGACACAGTTCGTCATCAACCTCAAATGCGGTGAGGAGGACGACGCCGACATCGCGCTGCACTTCAACCCCCGCAACAACGACGGCGACTCCGTGGTCAGAAACTCCTTCCAGGGAGGGGCCTGgcagggggaggagagagacatTCCCAG ATTCCCCTTCGACAATGGTCGCAAGTTCACAATCCGCATCATGACGACGCCAGACCATTACCGCATTCTGGTGAACAACTACGACTTCGCGCGCTTCGACCACCGCATCCCTTCCTCCGAGGTCCGCTTCGTGCAGCTGGGAGATGGCGCTGAGTACTACGAGACGCTCGTGCAGAACAACTGT CGTGTGCCCTTCTCTGGTCAATTCCCTGGTGGCCTGAAGATTGGACAGTCCGTCAGAGTCCGTGGAATGGTCAAGGACGATGCTGAGAG GTTCGTGATCAACTTTCAGTGTGACAGTGACGGAGACACGATAGGAATGCACTTCAACCCCCGTCAGGACGAAGAGGACGTTGTCCTCAACGCCAAACTGGGAGGCGACTGGGGCGACGAGCAGAGAGGCTTCGAGAACGACTTTGCCTTCAAGCGGGGAGAATTCTTCGACGCCTTCTTCGTCGCTACCGAAGGCAGATTCAAT GTGTACGTGAACGAGAAATACTTCACCTGCTTCGACTACCGGTGTGACCACTGCGAGATCTGCCACCTTACGGTCAATGGAGACGTGGAGCTTATGGATGTCGAGCTCTTGGACCCTCTG CCAGATGACTTCATCAAGGAAATCCCACAAGGGCTGGAGAAGAACGATATGATTGTCACCAAGGGATTCTTCTATCCTGAGGGAAACAA GTTCGCGGTGAACTTGATCAAGGGGTGTAGCTGTGATGACGACATCGCGCTGCACTTTAACCCCCGGAGGGACGAGGGGGAGATCGTCTTCAACTCCAAGGAAGGGGGCGATTGGGAGGATGAGGAgagacaccccctcccctccgctATGCAGGAGATGGTCCCCTTCGAGCTGGAGATTCTGACCAAGAAAGACAAGTTCAAG GTCTTCGCTAACGACAGGAAGGTGTGCAAGTTCCGTGCCCGTGACGACATCGAGGACATCAAGGCCATCAACGTGGCCGGAGAGGCCTACATCTATGAGGTCAAGCTGCTCAGAAGACTg gACGAACCCTTCACGGACTCTGTGCCTGGCACGCTGGAGCCCGGCAACTGGATCGTCATCCAGGGCGCacctgatgatgatgctgatgg CTTCGCCATCAACCTCCAGTGCGGGGAAGACGCGGAGAGCGACGACATCGCCATGCACTTCAACGTCCGCTTCAGCGAGGGCCAGGTGGTGCTCAACTccagggaggggggagagtggggaggggaggagagGGACGCGCCTTACTTCCCCTTCGAGCCTGAGGACCGCTTTGAGCTGGCCTTGTGCGTGATGCAGCACGGAATAAGG GTGTTTGTGAATCATCGGCGCTACACTGACTTCAACTTCCGAATCAACCCTGACCGTATCTGCCACCTGTTCCTCAGTGGGGGGTGCGACTACTTCGAGCCCGAGTTTTACTAG